The Melospiza georgiana isolate bMelGeo1 chromosome 26, bMelGeo1.pri, whole genome shotgun sequence genome window below encodes:
- the AP3D1 gene encoding AP-3 complex subunit delta-1, whose amino-acid sequence MALKMVKGSIDRMFDKNLQDLVRGIRNHKEDEAKYISQCIDEIKQELKQDNIAVKANAVCKLTYLQMLGYDISWAAFNIIEVMSASKFTFKRIGYLAASQCFHEGTDVIMLTTNQIRKDLSSPNQYDTGVALTGLSCFVTPDLARDLANDIMTLMSHTKPYIRKKAVLIMYKVFLKYPESLRPAFPRLKEKLEDPDPGVQSAAVNVICELARRNPKNYLSLAPLFFKLMTSSTNNWVLIKIIKLFGALTPLEPRLGKKLIEPLTNLIHSTSAMSLLYECVNTVIAVLISLSSGMPNHSASIQLCVQKLRILIEDSDQNLKYLGLLAMSKILKTHPKSVQSHKDLILQCLDDKDESIRLRALDLLYGMVSKKNLMEIVKKLMIHVDKAEGTTYRDELLTKIIDICSQSNYQYITNFEWYISILVELTRLEGTRHGHLIAAQMLDVAIRVKAIRKFAVSQMAMLLDNAHLIASNTQRNGICEVLYAAAWICGEFSEHLEEANQTLEAMLRPKVTTLPGHIQAVYVQNMVKLYASILQQKEQAGEKEAAQEITQLMIERLPQFVQSADLEVQERASCILQLIKYIQKLQAKEVPVAEEVIALFAGELNPVAPKAQKKVPVPEGLDLDAWINEPPSDSESEDEKPKTIFHEEEQRHSRHRQPEIDEEELARRREARKQEQANNPFYIKSSPSPQKRYQDTPGVEHIPVVQIDLSVPLKVPGMPMSDQYVKLEEERRHKQKLEKDKKKKKQKKEKRGKHHRHNSLHTESEEDIAPAHHVDIITEEMPENALPSDEDDKDPNDPYKALDIDLDKPLADSEKLPVQRHRNVETLKSPDSEVPLVEKKSKKPKKKEKKHKDKERDKGKKKEKEKKVVEEEEEEVKKGEDLDFWLSTAPPAAPTPQPQSEPAVGTAVVAEPQVVKKEEREEHEEEEDEGKKSSKHKKKKHKKEKEEKSKDKKKSKKKSHHSEEEPPESVQNGTLEDEPLPPMSSYRLLAENPYIKMTYDIQGNLQYDSQVTVSVIFENKSTSFLKSMELNVLDSLNTKMLRPEGSSVHDGIPVPFQLPPGISNEAQFVFTLQSIVMAQKLKGTLSFIVKDDEGSTHEKLDFKLHFSCASYLITTPCYSDAFAKLLESGDLHMSSIKVDGISISFQHLLAKICFHHHFSVVERVDSCASMYSRSIQGHHVCLLVKKGENSVSIDGKCNDSTLLSNLLDEMKETLSKC is encoded by the exons GCAAAATACATCTCTCAGTGCATCGACGAGATCAAGCAGGAGCTGAAGCAGGACAACATCGCAGTGAAGGCAAACGCAGTCTGCAAACTGACCTAT TTACAGATGCTGGGCTATGACATCAGTTGGGCTGCTTTCAACATTATTGAAGTTATGAGTGCTTCCAAGTTTACATTCAAG CGCATTGGTTACCTGGCTGCCTCCCAGTGCTTTCATGAAGGGACTGATGTCATTATGCTGACAACTAATCAGATCAGAAAG gATCTGAGTAGCCCTAACCAGTATGATACTGGAGTTGCACTGACTGGCTTGTCCTGTTTTGTTACTCCAGATCTTGCCAGGGACTTGGCAAATGACATCATGACATTG ATGTCTCACACAAAGCCTTACATCAGGAAGAAGGCAGTGTTAATCATGTACAAAGTTTTTTTGAAGTACCCTGAGTCCCTCCGTCCTGCATTTCCTCGCCTTAAAGAGAAACTTGAAGATCCAGATCCCG GTGTGCAGTCTGCTGCAGTAAATGTGATTTGTGAGCTGGCTCGACGCAATCCCAAGAATTACCTTTCCCTTGCTCCCCTCTTCTTCAAGCTGATGACGTCGTCAACCAATAATTGGGTTCtcattaaaattataaaactg TTTGGTGCTCTTACTCCATTAGAACCAAGACTGGGAAAGAAACTGATTGAGCCCCTGACCAACCTCATCCACAG CACCTCAGCCATGTCTCTCCTATATGAATGTGTGAACACAGTAATAGCAG TTCTGATCTCTCTGTCCTCGGGGATGCCCAACCACAGCGCCAGCATCCAG ctttgtgTGCAGAAGTTGAGGATATTGATAGAAGATTCTGACCAGAACT TGAAGTACCTGGGCCTGTTAGCTATGTCCAAAATCCTGAAAACGCACCCCAAGTCAGTCCAGTCTCACAAGGATCTCATTCTCCAATGTTTGGATGACAAAGATGAGTCCATCCGACTCAGAGCTTTAGATCTCCTCTATGGCATG GTCTCCAAGAAGAACTTGATGGAGATTGTGAAGAAGCTGATGATTCATGTGGATAAAGCCGAAGGGACGACGTACCGCGATGAGCTGCTGACCAAAATCATTGACATCTGCAGCCAGTCCAATTACCAGTACATCACCAACTTTGAATG GTACATAAGCATCCTGGTGGAGCTGACCCGGCTGGAGGGCACGAGGCACGGGCACCTGATCGCGGCGCAGATGCTGGACGTGGCCATCAGGGTGAAGGCCATCCGCAAGTTCGCGGTGTCGCAGATGGCCATGCTGCTGGACAACGCCCACCTCATCGCCAGCAACACCCAGAGGAACGGCATCTGCGAGGTGCTCTATGCTGCTGCCTGGATCTGCGGGGAGTTCTCTGA ACACCTGGAGGAAGCAAACCAAACCCTGGAAGCAATGCTGAGGCCCAAAGTGACCACCCTGCCAGGCCACATCCAGGCTGTTTATGTGCAGAACATGGTGAAGCTCTATGCATCCAtcctgcagcagaaggagcaggctggggaaaaggaggcAGCTCAGGAAATCACACAGCTGATGATCGAACGCCTGCCTCAGTTTGTGCAGAGTGCAGATCTGGAGGTTCAGGAGAGG GCTTCTTGCATCTTGCAGCTAATAAAATACATTCAGAAGCTACAAGCAAAAGAAGTTCCTGTAGCTGAGGAAGTGATAGCCCTGTTTGCTGGTGAGCTGAACCCTGTGGCTCCTAAAGCACAGAAGAAAGTCCCTGTTCCAGAGGG CCTGGACCTTGATGCCTGGATCAATGAGCCTCCATCAGACAGCGAGTCTGAAGATGAAAAGCCCAAAACAATATTTCATGAGGAGGAACAAAGGCATTCCAGACACAGACAGCCAGAAATAGATGAAGAGGAACTGGCCAGA cGTCGAGAAGCCCGGAAACAAGAACAGGCCAACAACCCATTTTATATTAAAAGCTCTCCTTCCCCTCAGAAG CGATACCAAGACACTCCAGGGGTGGAACACATTCCTGTGGTCCAGATTGACCTTTCTGTCCCATTAAAAGTTCCAG GAATGCCCATGTCAGACCAGTATGTGAAactggaagaagagagaaggCATAAACAGAAACTggagaaagacaagaaaaagaaaaagcagaaaaaggagaagagagggaaaCACCATCGGCACAactccctgcacacagagagtgAGGAGGACATTGCTCCAGCTCACCACGTTGACATCATCACAGAGGAGATGCCAGAG AATGCTTTGCCCAGTGATGAAGATGACAAAGATCCCAATGATCCCTACAAAGCACTTGACATAGACCTGGATAA GCCTTTAGCAGACAGTGAGAAGCTGCCAGTGCAGAGACACAGGAATGTGGAGACCCTGAAGTCACCAGACTCAGAAGTTCCCCTAGTAGAGAAGAAGAGTAAGAAAcccaaaaagaaggaaaagaaacataaagataaagagagagataaaggaaagaagaaagagaaagagaaaaaggtggtagaggaggaggaggaagaagtaAAAAAG GGGGAAGACTTGGATTTCTGGCTCTCCACTGCTCCaccagctgctcccacacccCAGCCACAG AGCGAGCCTGCAGTGGGCACTGCTGTGGTGGCTGAACCCCAAGTggtaaaaaaggaagaaagggaagaacatgaggaggaggaggatgaaggaaag AAATCCTCCAAGCATaagaagaaaaagcacaagaaagagaaagaagagaaatcaaaggataaaaagaaatccaagaaGAAGAGTCATCACAGCGAGGAGGAGCCCCCGGAGTCGGTGCAGAACGGGACACTAGAGGATGAGCCACTACCA CCCATGTCCAGTTATCGCCTTCTCGCTGAAAACCCCTACATTAAAATG ACCTATGATATCCAAGGAAACCTCCAGTATGACAGCCAAGTTACAGTGTCTGTTATCTTTGAGAACAAAAGCACTAGCTTCCTTAAGAGCATGGAACTGAATGTCCTGGACTCTCTCAACACTAAAATGCTCCGACCAGAAGGATCATCAGTACACGATGGGATCCCtgtgcccttccagctcccCCCTG GAATCTCTAATGAAGCCCAGTTTGTGTTTACACTTCAGAGTATTGTTATGGCTCAGAAGTTAAAAGGAACACTGTCCTTTATAGTCAAA GATGATGAAGGTTCAACCCATGAAAAACTAGATTTCAAATTGCACTTCAGTTGTGCTTCATACTTGATCACGACGCCTTGCTACAG tgatgctTTTGCCAAGCTCCTAGAGTCTGGAGATCTGCACATGAGTTCTATTAAAGTAGATGGAATTAGCATTTCTTTCCAACATCTACTGGCAAAGATCTGTTTTCATCATCATTTTTCAG